TGGCGACGCTGCGGTCAGCGGTGCGGCGCGTGCGGGTCGAGCTGCCACTCGTCGAATACATCACGGCGTTGGTGCGGGCCACGCGCAACGCACCGGCCCTCACGCTCGGCGCCTCGCCTCGGGCCAGTGTCGCATTGCTCAAGGTGGCGCAGGCCGCCGCGCTCGTCGATGGCCGCGAGTACGTCACACCCGACGACGTGAAGCGACTCGCGCCGGCCGTGTTGCGGCATCGGGTCGTCGTCGCGCCAGAACTCGAACTCGAAGGCGTCTCGGCCGACGACGCGTTGTCGACGCTGATCCAGCGGATCGAGGCGCCGCGCGGGTGATCCTTCCCTCGCGTCGCTGGTTCCTGGTCGCCGCGGCACTTGCCGCAGTCGCCCCGCTCGCCATCTGGTGGCCGGCGGCCGGCGTGGTGTGGCTGACACTCGACTTGCTCTGGGTGCTGGCCTTCCTCCTCGACGCCCGCGACGCCGCCGCGCTGCCGCTCGAAGAATGGCCGGTCACCCGCGAGGCGCCGCCGGCGTTTTCTGTCGGCCGGACACTGCCGGTGAGCTACACCTGGCGCAACACGCTCACCCGTCCGGTGCAGCTGGTGGTCCGCGAGGAGCTCCCTGCCCCGCTCGATTGGCCTGGCGACCGGACCCGCATGTTGCTCCTGCCGGCCGCCGGCACCGTCCTCGAGGAACTGGCGTTCACTCCCGCCCGGCGCGGCAAGGCCACCGCGGGTCTGCTGCATCTGCGCGGCCTCGGCCGCTGGGGGCTTGCCTGGCGGCAAGCGGTGCGACCGCTGCCGTGGAGTGTCACCGTCTATCCCAACCTGCGCCACGCGGCGATCCGCGCGCTGCCGACGCAATCGCAGCGCCGGCGCGAAGCGGGGCAACGCACCGTGCGCCGGTTGGGTGAGGGTCGCGTCTTCGAGAGTCTGCACGAGTGGGTGCCCGGCGAAGAGACGCGCTCGATCGACTGGAAGGCGACCGCGCGGCGCGGCAAGCTGATGGTGCGGCGCTACGAAGACGAGCGGCGCCAGCAGGTGTTGATGATGATCGATGCCGGTCGACTGCTGACCGCTGAGAGCGAGGGACGTCCTCGGCTCGAGGCGGCGATCGACGCTGCGCTGGAGCTGGCGCACAGCGCGGTCCTGCACGACGACAACATCGGGCTCTTCGTCTTTGCCGATCAGGTGATGCGCTTCATTCCGCCGGCGCGCGGCCGACGTGCCCTGCGGCAGGTGCTCGACGCGCTCGCCACCATTGAAGGGCGGATGGTCGAGCCCGACTACCCGGCGGCGTTCGCGTACCTCGCGGCGCGGCACCGCAAGCGCGGGCTCACGGTGCTCTTCACCGACGTGGTCGACCGTACCGCCAGCGATGCCGTCGTGGCGCAGGCAGGCTCACTCCGCCCGCGCCACCTGCCGCTGGCCGTCACGCTGCGCGACACGGCGCTCGAGCGAATCGCGACTCGGCGCCCGCTGCATGTGGAGGAGGCCTACGAACGCGCCGCTGCCGAGGAGTTGCTGGAGGCGCGCGAGGGGGCGTTGGCCGAGATGCGCCCCTACTTGCCGATACAAAACCCCGCGAACACCCGGTCGAACACCTCCTCCCGATCCACCACCCCAATCAGCCCATCGAGCGCGGCGACCGCCTCCTGCAGCTGGTGCGCTCCCAGCACGACCTCCCCTGCCCCCAGCTCCTCGTCGGCGAGGCGCAGCGCCGCGAGCGCGGCGTCGATGGCGGCGCGATGCCGAGCCCTGGTCAGAAGGCCGCCATCGCCGGCCGAACGCGCCACGCCGCCGAAGAGTCGAGCGGCGAGGAGCCGCCGGAGGTCGGCGATCCCTTCGCCGGTGTGGGCGGAGACAAAGGAGTAGCCTGTAGTACCCCGTTCTTTCACACCCAGGACATCTGATTTGGTCGCGATCTGCGCTGTTTCGCGAGAATGTGTAAATGAATATTCATTTCTTTCTCGGTTTTCCGCCAAGTCGTTGCAGTAGAGGATGATATCCGCTGCCTCAAGGTACCGCCGCGAGACTTCGACCCCCATCGCCTCAAGCCGGTCGCCTGAGTTGCGGAGTCCCGCGGTATCTACGAGGCGCACTGGCCACCCCTCCACCGTGGTGTCCGCTTCGATCGCGTCGCGGGTGGTGCCGGGGATCTCGGTGACCAGAGCACGCTCACTGCCGAGGAGCGCGTTGAAGAGCGTCGACTTGCCCGCATTGGGTGGCCCGGCCAGGACCACCAAGGCGCCCTGCCGCACCCGCTCACCATCAGCGGCGGTCGCCAGCAACCCCTCGAGTTGGGCCATGAGCCCGCGCACGGCCGCCACCGGCCGCTCCGGGGCGACCGGCCCGTCGTCCTCTTCGGGAAAGTCGACCGCGTAGGCCAGCAGGGCCTGCGCCTGGAGCGTCTCCTCACGCAGCGCGGCGATTCGCCGGGAGAGGGCGCCATCGAGCTGCCGCAGCGCCACCCTGGCCTGCCCCGGCGCGGTCGCCGAGATCAGGTCGCCGACCGCCTCGGCCTGCAACAGGTCGAGTTTGCCGTTGAGGACGGCCCGACGGGTGAACTCGCCCGGCTCCGCCATTCGCGCCCCGGCGGCCACGATCGCCGCCACGACCAGCCCCGGCACCAGGGCGCCCCCATGCACCGAGAACTCCACCGTGTCGTCGCCGGTGAAGGAGTGCGGTGCCGGAAAGCAGGTCACCAGCGCCTGGTCGATCGCCTCGCCGTCCGGCCCGACCAGCGCCACCAGCTGCGCCTCGCGGGCGCGAGCAACCTCCACCGAGGGCGCCAAACGCGCGGCCATCGCGAACGCCTCCGGCCCGCTCAGCCGCACGATGGCGATGGCGCCGAGTCCGGGGGCGGTGGCGATGGCGACGATGGTGCTGTCGGTCGTTAGTCGTTGGTCGTTGGTCGTTAGGTCGGGCATGGGTGAAAGGTAAGAGGTGAGACGGATGCCCACGCGGGCCCCGTCTCACCTCTCAGGACCTCCAACAACTAACGACCAACGACTAACGACTTCCCTTCGTCTTCACCTCAACCGCCGGCGCCGCCTTCGGCACCAGCTTCTTCCGCTCCTTCATGATCAGCCACTGCTGCGGCAGCGAGACGATGTTCTGGATGGTGTAGTACAGGTTCAACCCGGCCGCGAAGCGCGAGAAGAGCACCAGCATCATCACCGGCATCATGTACATCATCATCTTCGCCTGCGGATTCGGCGGCATCCCCATCTGGCCGATCTTCGAGACGGCGAACATCGACACGGCCATGATCACCGGGATGATGTAGAGCGGATCGAAGCGCGACAGGTCCGTCATCCAGAGGAAGGGAACCCCGCGCAACTCGATCGTGTTCGCCAGCACGAAGAAGACGGCCAGCAGCAGCGGGTAGGGCAACAACATCGGCCAGCAGCCGCCGAAGGGGTTGACCTTGTTCTCCTTGTACAGCTTGAACATCTCCGCCTGCTGCCGCTGCGGATCTTCCTTGTAGCGGGTCTGCAGCGCGGTGAGCTGCGGCTGGATCGCCTGCATGGCGACCATCGAGCGCATCGCCTTCTGGTTGAGCGGCCAGAGCAGCAGGCGCACCAGGATGCCGAAGATGACGATCACCCAGCCGTAGCTCAGGCCGGTCGACGTGTGCAGCCAGACGAAGAAGCTCCGGATGCCGACGGCGAACGGGCGGATCACGGTGCGGAAACCCGGCCAGCCGTAGGGATTCACGTCGTCGAAGTCGTGCCCGACGCGGGTGAGGTGGTCGTACTCCATCGGGCCGAGGAAGAGCGACCACGCAAAGAGCCCGCTCGGCGGGACGACGACCGAGGCCACCACGTCGGCGCGGGTCGGCTCCTTGACGTTGGTCTGGCGGGCGTGGGCGCGCACCGCGCCGATCAG
Above is a genomic segment from Gemmatimonadota bacterium containing:
- a CDS encoding DUF58 domain-containing protein, whose amino-acid sequence is MILPSRRWFLVAAALAAVAPLAIWWPAAGVVWLTLDLLWVLAFLLDARDAAALPLEEWPVTREAPPAFSVGRTLPVSYTWRNTLTRPVQLVVREELPAPLDWPGDRTRMLLLPAAGTVLEELAFTPARRGKATAGLLHLRGLGRWGLAWRQAVRPLPWSVTVYPNLRHAAIRALPTQSQRRREAGQRTVRRLGEGRVFESLHEWVPGEETRSIDWKATARRGKLMVRRYEDERRQQVLMMIDAGRLLTAESEGRPRLEAAIDAALELAHSAVLHDDNIGLFVFADQVMRFIPPARGRRALRQVLDALATIEGRMVEPDYPAAFAYLAARHRKRGLTVLFTDVVDRTASDAVVAQAGSLRPRHLPLAVTLRDTALERIATRRPLHVEEAYERAAAEELLEAREGALAEMRPYLPIQNPANTRSNTSSRSTTPISPSSAATASCSWCAPSTTSPAPSSSSARRSAASAASMAARCRALVRRPPSPAERATPPKSRAARSRRRSAIPSPVWAETKE
- the yidC gene encoding membrane protein insertase YidC, producing the protein MNDRRPLIAIALILVISVAPMFWNRPAPLPVGADSSVVSKAGGPAPLAGAIDAPATMQAAPSGDTIAPVVRAPERVISVRSPLYRYGISTRGGQFVSSRFQSYTTMYPGDTLATGKRDTLELLRRDAPLLTGKLVVSGDTLHLDRIDFTASADSLVAIDAPATLELTGQSGRYTIALRYQFAPDDYRVHVTGSVTGLTGTGATLLLGLADGFRETEDDTVANHREGGVVTKLDKTTLTRFSDLEVGESRVLTGPFEWVAVKSKYFVAGLFAYDSTAVGGARGLIGAVRAHARQTNVKEPTRADVVASVVVPPSGLFAWSLFLGPMEYDHLTRVGHDFDDVNPYGWPGFRTVIRPFAVGIRSFFVWLHTSTGLSYGWVIVIFGILVRLLLWPLNQKAMRSMVAMQAIQPQLTALQTRYKEDPQRQQAEMFKLYKENKVNPFGGCWPMLLPYPLLLAVFFVLANTIELRGVPFLWMTDLSRFDPLYIIPVIMAVSMFAVSKIGQMGMPPNPQAKMMMYMMPVMMLVLFSRFAAGLNLYYTIQNIVSLPQQWLIMKERKKLVPKAAPAVEVKTKGSR